GAGTGTATAAACTGTGATGTTTGTGAGCCGGAGTGCCCAAACAGCGCTATTTCACCTGGTGAAGAGATTTACGAAATTGACCCTATGCTGTGCACCGAATGTGTGGGCCACTATGATGAGCCTCAGTGCCAGCAGGTATGTCCGGTAGACTGTATCCCTCATGATCCTGACCACCAGGAAAGTCATGATGAGCTGATGCAAAAGTATATGATAATTACTGGCCAGGCCAGTTAACGCCCATCTTTTGGCGCTAGCCATAAACCTGCAAAATTAGTCATAGATCTGCAAAGCAAAACTGCAACGATAGTTTTACGCATAAACCACAATAACGCATTCTGGCAACAGACCTTATAACCTTTTATTGGTTGCTATAAGTGTTCTGGTGCCAGGCGTTCGTGTACTGCTTAACTTGAGTGATTAAGCTTACCCGGCTTTAAATATCTTAGTCGTATACAGTGCAGCCTAAGCAGCGAACAAATGTTGCTCGAGCGGGTTGTAAAACTAGTGTCTCAGCGGCTTGACTAGCATTTTCACCAAGTAGTGAAAATGGCAAGGTAACCACATAAGCAACAGAACCCACAACAGTCATACCAAATAATAGTGGCCGGGCAATCAATGCATCTCCTACCATGGCGTAAGCCGATGGGTCTTGCTTGGTACCTACAATGGTGCGCTCTGCTTTTACATCTGCATCAATCGATTGAATCTCAGCTTGACTGGTAACAGGCATTGCTAAAAGTACAGCGGTTAATACAGTCCCCAACAACCCTGAAAGCTTTGACTTCAGCCTTTGCATAGCGTTTTCCTTATTATCAAACGGTGCTTTTACAATATAATCAACTATAACAACTCTGGGCCATCTGTCATCATTATGGCAACAATTAGGCTTATTTATTACACGCAGATGACAAAATAGGCTTTATTTATGAAGTTGACAATAATGGCCTATTATTCAACAAATTGTTTGTGAAATATGTCGTATTTTTCACTTATAACCCCATCAGTTTGGCTAAGTCTGACAGCGTTGACAGTATACAGTTGCACGCTGTCCAAGCTTAACCTCTACTAATGTCTTACCACAGATTAGACAAGCTTCGCCGCCTCGGCCATATACGGATAACTCTTGTTTAAAATAACCGGGTTTGCCATCTCCCCCAACAAAGTCTTTTAAGGTGGTGCCACCTTGATCAATGGCTGCTGCTAATACTTTTTTGATTTCAATGCCTAAACGAATATAGCGCTGTCGGGAAATACTGCCAGCTTGCCTGTCTGGTCTAATGCCTGCCTTAAATAACGCTTCATTGGCGTAAATATTCCCAACACCAACTACGACCTGGTTATCCATAATAAATTGCTTAACCG
This genomic window from Spartinivicinus poritis contains:
- a CDS encoding YfhL family 4Fe-4S dicluster ferredoxin, with the protein product MALLITDECINCDVCEPECPNSAISPGEEIYEIDPMLCTECVGHYDEPQCQQVCPVDCIPHDPDHQESHDELMQKYMIITGQAS